TTGAAGATCAGCTCCAGTGAAACCAGGGGTTCTTCTAGCAATTTTCTCAAAGTCAACATCTTTAGCCAATGCTTTTCCTCGGGAGTGAACCTATTAGATGACAATATGCAATAGGATTAATTATCTCACATGACCAAATCAGGATGAAGAAAGTGAGCTTGAGTCTGAACTAAGGTGATGAACAAATGCAAATGGAAAGCCAACAAATGTAAACATCAGGCAACTAAGTTGTGGAAAAACATTAGCTTAAGATTTTAACCTGGCATTAGTTAACTATGTTGGGATTGCAAGGCCCGAAAAGAAAAACTAGGCTAACGAAATAAATTCAACCTAGAATGTCCCGACACTCTATAACATAACATGGAACATCGACAATGCTACTTAAACATGTTATAATCAAAGCGAATGGCACTAACCAAGTTTTCTAACCAGTTCATCATAACTGCTAGTACTTCAGAAGTGTATCTATTATCAGGAAATCAATTTAAGGGGCAGCCAACTGCCAGATATCTACTCCATTACATCTAAAAAGTTAGTTACAACCCAGCATCTTATAACACATTACACCGTGATATGGAGCGCCTCCAATGTCCATGTTAACTAtagcaaaaaataaaattttttttCTGTGTTTGTCATTTCCAAGCAAAAAAGTAGAACCTACAACAATGTTACTTAACCATGTTATCATCAAAGGCATAATCTACAAGTTTGCTGATCACTTCATCAGAAGTAGCTCAGATGCATATTCGTTGCTAGCAAAGCATAATCGACAAGTCAAGAGCAGCAGTTGGCTCACCACTCACCTCAAGAATCTTGACGCGCCCAGCAACATCTGGCCTGTCAACAGTGACCTGCCGATCAAACCTTCCTGGACGCAGAAGCGCAGAGTCCAGCACATCAGGCCTGTTGGTCGCAGCGAGGACGATGACACCACTGTTGCCGGCAAAGCCATCCATCTCAGTCAAGAGCTGGTTAATGGTCTGCTCCCTCTCGTCGTTACCACCACCGAGCCCAGCACCACGCTGCCTCCCGACGGCATCAATCTCATCGATGAAGACAATGCAGGGCGCCTTGGCCTTGGCCTTCTCGAAGAGGTCGCGCACCCTGGATGCACCGACACCGACGAAGAGCTCGACGAACTCGGACGCGGCGCAGGAGAAGAAAGGCACGCCAGCCTCTCCGGCGACGGCACGCGCCAGGAGGGTTTTACCTGTCCCAGGCGGACCGACGAGGAGACATCCCTTGGGGATCTTGGCACCCAGAGCGGTGTACTTGTCTGGGTTCTTGAGGAAATCGACGACTTCCTGCAGCTCGAGCTTGGCCTGATCGGCCCCGGCGACGTCGACGAACGTGACGCCCGTCTCAGGCACCTCCTGGAACTTGCTCTTGGAGCGTCCAAAGTCCATGGGCCCGCCGAGCCCGCCAGGGCCCGCGCCCGGCCCGCCCTGCGCGCggcggaagaggaagaagagcccCGCGAACgcgaggaaggggaagaggaggtTGCCGACGAAGGCGATGAATCCCCCGGGTCCCGCAGCCTCGCCCTCGGAGACGGAGATGTCGACGCCGTTGGTGGCGAGGATGTCGATGAGGTCAGGGTCGTtggggacgacgacggtggcgcggcggccgtCGACGGCGGTGAGCTGGAGGAGCCCGCCGTCCTTGGAGAAGCGGACGCGCTCGACCTTGCCGCGCTTGACGGCGGAGAGGAACTCGCTGTAGCGCCACTGCGCGCCCTcggggaggtcggcggcggcggagggtttGGGGGCCGTGAGGAGGGAGTTGGCGAAGGGGTTGGCGGTGGGAGTGGTGGCCTCGGCCTGGAGCTCGGGtgcgggcgcgggggccggggccgggggaggCGCCGGCGCGTCAGCGGCGAGAgcgggcgccgcggcgagcgcgaggagcGTCGCCGGGAGGGGCCTGGCGAGAGGGAgacgcggcgggcggagggaggaAGGCTTGGGCTTGGGGAGGGAGGCGGTGATGAGGAGGTGGGAGGTGGACACCGAGGGCGGCGCCATGGCTGCTGATGGGGTGGGTGAGTCGAGGCGGGGAGGAGTTGGGGAGGGAGATGAGATatagggaagggaagggagtgATGGCTCGCTGCTTGACGTGGAGACGATGATGGCCAGAGGTTGCTCCTGGGGCCCTGCTGTGCTATCTCGAGTCCAGACTGCTCACTGCTCCTCGTAGTATCTTCGTGCACGTCTCAAGTTCAGAGTTCACGCACACTTGGTATCTCACTTGTCTTTTTGGTGCGAAAAAATGGATGGAGAAAAGAAATTATATAATTTTTGACGggaaaattatatttttttttctgattgggAATAGATCGGCCGTGAAATGTCATAGATGAACTATTGCATGATGAATAGTGTGGGTACTTAAATTGAACACACCAAGAACATACTGAAAAAATGACAAGTTTCAGGCCTGCTTTATTTAATGGAAACAAAGCAAAGTTTCTTGAGTATTCGAAAAATGTACGGTATGAAATCATGTGATGTTGGTAGGTGGTTCTTACGTGTCGCGTTTGAATTGGAATATCGGGAGAGACATCTTTATTCTTCTTCGCTAAAAATATGTAgcttttcatgcatattcttgaAAAGTATAAATATTAGTTACGCATGGAAGGGGCCCTTTTTGTAACATAtacaaaaaaatttgttttatgCCGCACCTAGAACAATTTATGTTTCATAATTCAAAGAAATATAGATGGCACACTATCTTCATATTGCTAGGAAGCAGGTGCACGCGTGTCCTCTTTTAACAACAGATATTTTCTTCCCCTTCTTGCTGTCCTGGAATtttggagaagaagatgcgTGCACCGTCCAGTTTGGTTtggttttgtttgtttgtttgtttgtgagAGGTGTGGCTTTTGGAGCCGAGAGATGAACCAGCACAAGCTGAGAGCCAGAGACTGCCACGAAACAAAGCCGCCATTTCTCCCCACCGCCACAAAGCTCTGGCCTTGTTCTCACAGCAGGACGGGCCGGCTCGGTCAGAAGCAAACTCTGGGCCAAAGCGTGGTCAAACCCATCAGGGCATGGGCCTGAGACTAGAGGCCCATCTTAGAAAAGCTACTTTTTTGGAGCCCATCATAATGGTTCCATCACACCATCACATGTACCCAACACAGACACACTGAAAAACGGACAAATGTTATTTCACTTCGAGAACAGTTGTTTATATTTTAAAGGTAAAGACTTCATATCGGCCGGCTGTATTTTTGTCACACTGCACAGCCGCACGTATCTATCGCTCATCTATCATCCGATGGCTATCACGCGCAATCTTATCCTTCCCTCTCAAGCTGCGCATTTCTTCCTCGATCCTCGGAGAAAATACGGTTTTATTGGATATATTGTTGTAAAATTTAATCGGGGCTAATATTGAGAATGCAAAATCAATCAGATACAAATTTTACAATGGATGTGTCCCCATATCATGAAGGTAAAAATATCTCTTCATGTCTAATTTAACACTGTTGATGGTATATAGGGAATAAATTTTGAGTTGATAATAAATAAAGAGGATAAAATTTTCGATAGCAAATAAGGGAGCGATTAGGTTCCGGAAGCATTTTTCTCCAATCCTCGCCGCCCCTGCCTCTGGCTGGGAGCGGCCAGCAACTGCATCCTCATAGTCCTCCCCCTGCGCACCAATACTTTTACTCCACCCCGGGAGTAACAATGAATGCCTAGCACCAGTACTTTTACTCAGCCCCGTTCAGCACCTGTAGCTGAACCATATTCTGAGGCAGAACAAGGGTATCAAGAAATTCCATATGTGAGTTTTGTTCCATTACACACTTTCCCCGCTCTGCAAGCAAATGAAGCTTTTTGAGATGCCTCATAACACTGTTGAGCTTCTTTCCACAGGGCTATCTTCTCCTCAAAAAGAGGTTTTACAGGTAATTCTGTTCTCCATACCGTTAATTAAATCCTGTAGCTTCGATGACTTGGTTAATACTTGTAGCGTGCATTTGTTCCAAAGTACAGTGTTGAAATACCGTTGATGAATTTATCTAGGATTAAATATGAATATACTCTCATGTTTCTTTGATTGTTGTAGATCTGTATCAATATCTGAAATTAACTGACTGTATGTGAATGGAAAATTAACTGACTATAGGTCAATGGGGACTTCCACTTCGTTGTTTTCTATTTAATCAACGGTTCAGAATATATACACAGTTCCATAACATTTGCACTTCCAAATAGTTTAGTTGTGCCAACTAGTTGGTGTTTGGCTGATCTGTCATTCTGTTAGGTTATTCCTCTTTTCTCTTACTCATAGATCGATCATGTACATATCCTCTCTCCTTGTCACTGTCAGCTTTTGATGCCCTTTTGTCACCTTCCGGTTCGCTTTTAAGAAAGAATGTATCAGCTGTAATATTGTACTTCATTAGACAGTAACACAATAATAATAGTACTAAGCATTATACAATTTCATACTTCTGAAATAGGCAAAATAATGTACTTCATTAGGCAATAATTTGATTATGAATTAGGCAAAACAATGTACTTCATTAGGCAATGATATCATTATGAATTATGATTCTGAAGTAGCAAATATTAGGAAGAGTATTCAGGCAAAAAATATGGTTCCCGATTAGGCAATAATATGAGCAAGAATTAGGCAAAACTATGGTTCCTAAATCAGAAATAATGTGGCCAGAAACTAGGAAATAATATGGTCTTGGATTATCGAAAATAATAGGCTTCATTAGGCAATAATATGATTCTGATTAGGCAACAGTATGTTTATGTGTAGGAAAAATAGTGTACTCCATTAGGTAATTGCTTAGTTGGGAATTTCGTAACTCATTTTGACTGGCTGCCTTAATATTAGGTCACATAGAACTACCAGCACTGGTATCTAGACAGAGTTGTTGCTGGATTCAATACACATGCAGTCCTCTTTGTCACTTTGAGCTAACATATTTCATCTTGTAAGCAACATATGCTAAATAAACTACCAAATTATTCATTTTACTCTAGCATTTTTCTGCTCAGATTTAAGCATTTTTCAATGGTCTGACAATCTGCCATCTGTTTCGTTTTTCTATTGATCAACTTCATGCTTGTAGCTACCTGTTGAGAAGCATGCATGAAGCAAAAAACAGTGATACTATAAGCAATACCGTTACCATTTCTTTTCCATATCACCCCTTATTCAGTCTGTAATGCGTTGCTTTCAGTAGTAGGAGATCACAAACAAACTATTAGCAATTGACCAATTGTACTAACTACCTACAGAAGCTAGCACAACTTTTATGATCTTACATGCGTCTTTTTTCAGCTGTCCTCTATTACCGCTAGTTTTTTTATCACTTCATCTTTTTTCTGGTGGTCAGCCCTATATTTGTGTCTTTATAAGGGCAGTCTAATGTTTAAAGTAGGTGAAATATTGCTAAGTCTTCAACCTCTAGTGATTTTCTCTAATTATGCATTATGTTCTATCTTAAACGCATTGCAGATCATGAAATGGTCAGGAAGGGAAAGCAAATGTGTAGTCATCATTTGTTTGCAGTCATTGTTAATGAACATTATTTTTGCTTGTGATGTAATGCAAACACACATCATACCATTGTATGCAGATTAGAATTAAAATTGTTTGCAAACACGCATCATATCATTCTAACCTATTTTTTCCCGGTGTTTTTTCTTGAGtccaatattttttataaataatTATTGTTCTCGTAGAACAAATAACTATTTATACTCTtggaacaatttttttttacatatgGTTATTTTCCCATCTTCTCTACTCGTGCTCTCCCACAATGGGCCCAAAACAATGCTCCATGTAGAGGTGGGGAAAAATGTGTCGCTGCCATGGTGGAGCACAAATGcgaacatgcatttttcgtatACACGTGTGATTACATGAGCTATCCAATATTTTTCGTATACACATGTGATTCATGAGCTATCCAAAACTATTCATGGTAGTCGAAGATGTATAATAATTCCACGCACGTACGTACATGCACTTGTTCGTTGCTCTCGATCGTGGTGGATATCTAGGCATAGCACTAGCAGCTAGCCGCCAGCCGCCAATTAAGTTGAATTATGATGTCGACGGACCTCGTCAAAGCAAAGGTAGCTGGGGTGCGTAGTATGTGTACGTACGCATATACGACTTGCTGCAGCAGTATgtgtatatgcatgcatgcatgcattctcGTCAAATTTGACTCTGACTTGGCGGCCTGCCAGTAGCTAAGGCTGCTAGCTATATATGTGTAGCGTGCAAGTGTGGCAGATCGACGAAACGATCTTTCCACACACTGCACGCACTACGATCCTCATTTCCATGGATCGCATGTGATGTGCCCCGCTCTACTTAGTGGCTAACGTACAGCCAGCCCGTCTCCATCTGAATAAGATAGTAACATCATATCAATCCAGTACGACCACTGTTCCTAGAGTTGACGACTATACATGCAACGGATCTACCCCATCATATCCTTCTCTCGCTAGCTCTACCCCTGTCAACTTTGGAGCCCCGAGACACCAAGCTTAGCTAGCTATATAAGGCCATGCGTGCCCACCGCTTCTGGCACACAAAACAGCTCGTGCCACAGATCGAGGTAGCCATGATGAGAGCACTGGCGGTAGTGGCCATGTTGGCCACGTCCTTGGCCGTGACCGCGCGCGCCGAGCAGTGCGGGTCGCAGGCCGGCGGCGCTGTGTGCCCCAACTGCATGTGCTGCAGCAAGTGGGGGTGGTGCGGCACCACCTCCGACTACTGCGGCACCGGCTGCCAGAGCCAGTGCagcggctgcagcggcggcggaggaggcggaggcggcggcggcggcggaggcggaggcggaggcggcggcggcgtcggctcCATCATCTCCCAGTCCCTGTTCGACCAGATGCTGCTGCACCGCAACGACAACGCGTGCCCGGCTCGGGGATTCTACACCTACGCCGCCTTCATCGCCGCGGCCAACGCCTTCCCcggcttcggcaccaccggcgACCTGGACACCCGGAAACGGGAGATCGCGGCGTTCCTGGGCCAGACGTCGCACGAGACCACCGGCGGGTGGGCCACGGCGCCCGACGGCCCCTACTCGTGGGGCTACTGCTTCAAGCAGGAGCAAAACCCGGGGTCCGACTACTGCCAGCCCAGCTCGCAGTGGCCCTGCGCCGCCGGAAAGCAGTACTACGGCCGCGGGCCCATGCAGCTGTCCTGGAACTACAACTACGGCCCGGCGGGGCAGGCCATCGGCGCCGACCTCCTCGGCAACCCCGACCAGGTGGCCGCCGACGCCACCATCGCCTTCAAGGCGGCCATCTGGTTCTGGATGACGGCGCAGTCGCCCAAGCCGTCGTGCCACGCCGTCTCCACGGGGCAGTGGAGCCCCACGAGCGCCGACCAGACCGCGGGGAGGCTGCCTGGCTACGGCGCCATCACCAACATCATCAACGGCGGCCTCGAGTGCGGCCGCGGCGTCGACAGCCGCGTCGCCGACCGGATCGGCTTCTACAAGCGCTACTGCGACATGCTCGGGGTCAGCTACGGGTCCAACTTGGACTGCTACAACCAGAGGCCCTTCGGCAGCTAAGCTAGCCGAACGATCTTAACTAAAATAGTACATATATTGCTTGTTTATATGTACCAACACACAAGAAGAGCTGTTACCACTACAAGGTAGAGTTCACAACAAGTGTATACGAATAATGCAAGCAATACTACTATATGCTACTGAATCATCAGTGCAATAAACAAAAATACATGCTTAGCGATCAATTTCGTGTTCGCGCATTGTCAATACTCACAAGTCGAATAATTACAAAATGGTGAATTCGGTGCATTTCATTGCCGTGCTTATTATGATAGTATGGAGAACGTTGCTataaatcttcttcttcttcttgatcagtcaaccaaaaaaaaaacttcttcttcctttctttataAACGTGTTGCATTGGAACCCTCTAAAAACGCTCAGGTGCGGTCTAGCTTTTCCATataaaaagttaaaaacaataaaaaataaaaccagCTTCATGTATGAACAAATCAAAATCGACGCTAGCGTAGCAGGAGGTTTGGCTGAAATCCTCCCAATGCAATGCAAAAATATCTAGCTGAGTGCACGTGTCTAGTGGGTACGCAACTA
Above is a genomic segment from Setaria viridis chromosome 4, Setaria_viridis_v4.0, whole genome shotgun sequence containing:
- the LOC117852642 gene encoding ATP-dependent zinc metalloprotease FTSH 1, chloroplastic codes for the protein MAPPSVSTSHLLITASLPKPKPSSLRPPRLPLARPLPATLLALAAAPALAADAPAPPPAPAPAPAPELQAEATTPTANPFANSLLTAPKPSAAADLPEGAQWRYSEFLSAVKRGKVERVRFSKDGGLLQLTAVDGRRATVVVPNDPDLIDILATNGVDISVSEGEAAGPGGFIAFVGNLLFPFLAFAGLFFLFRRAQGGPGAGPGGLGGPMDFGRSKSKFQEVPETGVTFVDVAGADQAKLELQEVVDFLKNPDKYTALGAKIPKGCLLVGPPGTGKTLLARAVAGEAGVPFFSCAASEFVELFVGVGASRVRDLFEKAKAKAPCIVFIDEIDAVGRQRGAGLGGGNDEREQTINQLLTEMDGFAGNSGVIVLAATNRPDVLDSALLRPGRFDRQVTVDRPDVAGRVKILEVHSRGKALAKDVDFEKIARRTPGFTGADLQNLMNEAAILAARRDLKEISKDEISDALERIIAGPEKKNAVVSEEKKKLVAYHEAGHALVGALMPEYDPVAKISIIPRGQAGGLTFFAPSEERLESGLYSRSYLENQMAVALGGRVAEEVIFGQENVTTGASNDFMQVSRVARQMVERFGFSKKIGQVAIGGPGGNPFLGQQMSSQKDYSMATADIVDAEVRELVERAYSRATQIITTHIDILHKLAQLLIEKETVDGEEFMSLFIDGQAELFVA
- the LOC117851858 gene encoding chitinase 1 produces the protein MRAHRFWHTKQLVPQIEVAMMRALAVVAMLATSLAVTARAEQCGSQAGGAVCPNCMCCSKWGWCGTTSDYCGTGCQSQCSGCSGGGGGGGGGGGGGGGGGGGGVGSIISQSLFDQMLLHRNDNACPARGFYTYAAFIAAANAFPGFGTTGDLDTRKREIAAFLGQTSHETTGGWATAPDGPYSWGYCFKQEQNPGSDYCQPSSQWPCAAGKQYYGRGPMQLSWNYNYGPAGQAIGADLLGNPDQVAADATIAFKAAIWFWMTAQSPKPSCHAVSTGQWSPTSADQTAGRLPGYGAITNIINGGLECGRGVDSRVADRIGFYKRYCDMLGVSYGSNLDCYNQRPFGS